Part of the Desulfobacterales bacterium genome is shown below.
GAAAGTATCCAGGGGTAGGCAAAATCAATTACTGCTCGGAAGCTGCATGGTCGTACTTTTGTTCATGCTCCCGGCCTGTGCCCACCTGTCTCCAACTCCCGCCGGGGTTGCCGCCGCCGGTGGCAGCGGGCCGGCCGCCGCGGCTGTTGCGTCTCAACCGGCCCCTGCGGCCGTGTCCCGCACCACCCCGGTCCTGCCGGTGCGTTTCCAGAAACCCGCCTACCTGGTCAAGGATATGGATACCGGGGACCGGGCCCAGGCAGGTGGCATGCCGGTGGGCGCGGACATCTCCTCGATTCAACCGATGCAGCTCCGGGAGGTGTTCAAGATCCTGGTGGAGCTGAAAAAGATGACCGTGAGCTGGGCCAGTGACGTGGACCAGAACATCCTGGTGGATGTCAATATCGGGGCAGACGATGATTTCTTTGCCGCCATTGATAATCTGCTGCGTCAGGTCGATTATTTCCACGAGGTCAGCGGTAATACCATTGTGATCCGCTACAATGACACCCGGAAATTTCATGTTGCCATGCCGTTCATGAGCGCCAACTATGCCACCTCGGTGGGTGGCAATGTCCTGGGCGGCACCACGGCCAGCAACCAGATCAGCAGCCAGGAGAACCCCTTTGATATCTGGAAGAATATCCAGGAAAATCTGGATAAGGTGCTGCAGATCTATTCGGCCACCGAGGTGGCCTCCGCCACCCCGGTCCAGGCAGAGGGCGGGGCCACCGCCACCGCCACCGCCACCGCGCCACCAGCGCCAGCAGCGGCAACCCGTTTGCCGGCCAAGGGCTACTATACCATTGACAAGCCCATCGGCCTGGTCACCGTGACCGCGCCGCGGCCGATGCTGGAAAAGATCGCGACCTATTTCAACAACCTCAAGACAGAACTGTACCGGCAGATATCCATTGAGGTCAAGATTATCGAGGTGACCTTGACCGATACTTCAACCACCGGCATTGACTGGAGCAACCTCCTTTCCGGCCAGACGGTCAATGTGGCCCTTTTCGGCGGCACCGGCCAGATATATCCATACAACGCCGCCAATACTCCGATCATCTCCACCATTACCGGTCCGGCCAGTTTCAACCTGGTGCTTGATCTGCTTCAGACCCAGGGCAGGGTCAAGGTCCTGAACAATCCGCGGATCGTGACCATGAACGGCCAGCCGGCGATGATCAGCGTGGGCCAGGATATGACCTATATTTCCTCGGAGGAAAGCACCACCGATGAGTGGGGAAATGTAACCATTACCAGGTCCACGGACAGTATTTTTTCCGGCCTTGGCCTGGGGGTGGTGCCGATGATTTCGGAGAACGACGAGGTCATTCTCAGCCTGACCCCGGTCTTGTCCGAGCTGGAGGGAGGCCAGATGACCTATGAGGGCACCGCCGGCGGCAGGATCGGGGTGCCGGTGGTCAATATGCGGGAAATGAACTCCATTGCCCGGGTCAAGAGCGGCGAGATGCTGGTGGTGGGAGGTTTTATCAAGGAAGCTGACAACGTGTCTGATGTCAAGTTCCCGATCCTGGGCGATTTGCCCTTGATCAACGGTCTGTTCAAACGTTCGGCCAAGAGCAGGCCCAAGGTCGAACTGGTCATCATGCTGCAGCCCCGGATCCTGTAAATCCGGTCGGCTGTAGAGACATAAAAAAGGCCCTCGTGTTGCGAGGGCTTTTTTTTTATCTACCGGATTCGACTGATCTAGGTTCAGTTTTTTTTATTGCGTCTGCTGCTGTTGCTGCTGCTGGGCCAGATTGTTCTGATACAGGGCCAGAAAATTGATCGGCTCCATCTGAAAGGGGATAAAACCGCCGTCCGTTGAAAGCTGGGTCACGATCTGGCGGGTAAAGGGGAAAAGCAGGGTCGGGCAGTCCACGTTAAGGACCCGGGCAAGATGCTCCTCCGGGATGTTTTTCAACAGAAACACCCCGGCATGCTCGATCTCAAGCACAAACAAGGCCTTGTTGTCGGCATTGGTGTCGGTGATCGTGGCATTGATCGTCATGGCGATTTCCCAGTTGTCATTATCCATTTTTTTATGCTTCAGGCCCAGGTTCATATCCACCTTGGGCGCGGGTTGCTCCAGGAGAAAGACCTCCGGCGCATTGGGATTCTCAAAGGAGAGGTCCTTGACGTACATCTTCTGTAACCTGAAGACCGGCGCTTCCGGCGCGGTATCGGCTGTATTTTGTTCGGTCATGATATTTTCCTTTTTTAAAAGCTTAGGTTCAGCGGCAAGTTACCCGCTTATATAATGGATAGTGCCGCGTCTGCAAAGCGGTTTTTTTAGAGAAGGCGTTTGAGAAAGGCGCCGGTATGGGATGCCGGGTTTGCCGCAACCTCCTCCGGGGTGCCGGTTGCAATGACCCTGCCGCCGCTGTCGCCGCCTTCCGGGCCCAGATCGATGAGATGGTCCGCGGTCTTGATCACGTCCAGGTTATGCTCGATGATCACCACTGTGTTGCCGCTGTCCACCAGCCTGGCCAGGACAACGAGCAGCTGTTTGATGTCCGCCGGATGCAGCCCGGTGGTCGGCTCGTCCAGGATATAGAGGGTGCGGCCGGTACTCCTCTTGGCCAGTTCCCGGGCCAGCTTGACCCGCTGGGCCTCGCCGCCGGACAGGGTCACCGATGACTGCCCCAGGCCGATATAGCCCAGGCCGACATCGGCCAGGGTCTGCAACCGGTTCCGGATCAACGGGATATTGGTGAAGAAATCCAGGGCCTCGTAAACGGTCATGGCCAGGATCCCGGCGATGTTCACACCCCGGTACCTGATATCCAGGGTTTCCCGGTTATAGCGGCGGCCAAGGCAGGTTTCGCAGGTGACATACATATCAGGCAGGAAATGCATGGCGATCTTGATCACCCCCTCGCCCTGGCAGGCCTCGCAGCGACCGCCCTTGACGTTGAAGCTGAACCGGCCCGGCTTGTAGCCCCGGGCCCGTGATTCGGGCAAACGGGCCAGCAATTCGCGGATCGGGGTCAATATCCCGGTATAGGTGGCTGGATTGGAACGCGGGGTCCGGCCGATGGGGCTCTGGTCGATGTCAATCACCTTGTCGATCCGGTCGAGCCCGCTGATCTTCAGCCCCTTTGTCCCGTGGCGCTGTTGCCGGAGAAAGGCATGGACACCCTTATAGAGCGTCTCAATGACCAGGGAACTCTTGCCTGAGCCGGATACCCCGGTGACACAGGTCATCCTGGCCAGGGGAAAGTCCACGGTCACCTCTTTCAGATTATTTGCCGTGGCCCCGCGCACCGAGATCCGGCCGGCCCTTTTCCGGCGCCGCGCCACTGGTACCGGGATGACCAGCCGGCCGGAGAGATAACCACCGGTTTGCGATTGTTTATTTTCAAGCAGTCCGGCCACCGGGCCGCTGTAGACGATTTCGCCGCCCTGCCGGCCGGCGCCGGGTCCCATATCCAGCACATGATCCGCCGCCAGGATGGTCTCGCTGTCATGTTCCACCACGATCACCGTATTGCCCAGGTCGCGCAGGCTGGTCAGGGTGTTGATCAACCGTTGGTTGTCGCGTTGGTGCAGGCCGATACTCGGTTCGTCCAGGATATAGAGGACCCCGGCCAGGCGGGAGCCGATCTGGGAGGCCAGCCGGATCCGCTGGGCCTCGCCGCCGGACAGGGTGGCGGCCCGGCGCTCCAGGGAGAGGTAGCCCAGCCCCACATCAGCGAGAAAGCTGAGCCGTTCGTTGATCTCCTTCATTATCCGCTGGGCAATGATCCGGTCCCGGCTGTTGAAATCAATGGCCGGCAGCTCAACCAGCAACCGGTCGATGCTCAGCCGGGTCATCCCGGCAATGGACCAGGGTCCGACCTTGACGGCCAGGGCCTCGGGCCGGAGCCGGTCCCCGTGGCAGCCCGGACATGGTTGCTCGTTCATGTATCGGCCCAACTCCTCCCGGACCGCTGCGGAAGCGGTTTCCTGAAAGCGGCGGGCCAACTGGGGCAGGACCCCCTCGAAACTGGACTGGGCGGTTACCCGGCGCCGGTGCCGCTGGTAATGGAACAGGATCTCCTCCCGGCCGGAACCGTGGAGGATCACCTTTCTGGCCCGGTCCGGCAGCCGTCCGAACGGGGTATCGACGCTGAATCGATAGTGGTCGGCCAGTCCGGTCAGGAGCTGACCCGAATAGGTGGCCAGGGAGCGACCGCTCCAACAGGCAATGGCCCCCTGGCGGAGAGAAAGCGAGTGGTCCGGGACCACCAGGTCCGGGTCAAAGAACTGTTTTATCCCCAGGCCGTGGCATTGGCCGCAGGCGCCCTTGGGATTGTTAAATGAAAATAGCTGGGTGGAGATCTCGGGCAGGCTTCTGCCGCAGGAGATACAGGCCGCCCTTTCACTGAACAGGATTTCTTCTGCCTTATCCAGCAGTTCGACCAGCAGAAATCCCTGGCCCAGTTTTACCGCGGTGGCCACTGAATCAGCCAGCCGGCGGCCGATGCCGGGCTTGATCACCAACCGGTCCACCACTGCCTCGACCCGATGGCGCTTGGTCCGGGCAAGCGGGATCTCCCGGTCCAATGAATGGATTTCCCCGTTGACCCGGACCCGGGCATAGCCGTCCTTACGGAGCTGATCGAACAGGTCGCGATGCTCGCCCTTTTTTCCGTCCACCAGCGGCGCCAGCAGGATAATCCTGCTGCCCGCGGGCAGGGCCGTCAATGCGTTCACCATATCCTCCACGGACTGGGCCCGGATCTCCCGGCCGCAGTCGGGACAAAAGGGGTGGCCGACCCGGGCATAGAGAAGCCGGAGATGGTCGTAGATCTCGGTGATCGTGCCCACGGTGGAGCGGGGGTTGCGGCCGGTGGTCCGCTGTTCAATGGACACTGCCGGCGATAACCCTTCCAGGGAGTCGACATCGGGTTTGTCCATCTGGCCGAGGAACTGGCGGGCATAGGTGGACAGGGATTCCACGTAGCGGCGCTGGCCCTCGGCATACAGGGTGTCAAAGGCCAGGGTCGATTTGCCGGAGCCGGACAGGCCGGTGAACACCACCAGCCGGTTGCGGGGCAGATCAACATCGATATTTTTGAGGTTATGCATCCGGGCGCCCCGGATGCGGATCTCTTTTGGTTCCATGGAAGTGACGGGTTATTGGTCAGAGGTTAGAGGTCAGAGGTCAGAGGTTAGAGGTCAGAGGTTAGAGGTCAGAGGGCACGGAAATTTTTTACCAATAACCCCTCACCCCTCACCAATAACCAATAACCC
Proteins encoded:
- a CDS encoding type II and III secretion system protein; this encodes MVVLLFMLPACAHLSPTPAGVAAAGGSGPAAAAVASQPAPAAVSRTTPVLPVRFQKPAYLVKDMDTGDRAQAGGMPVGADISSIQPMQLREVFKILVELKKMTVSWASDVDQNILVDVNIGADDDFFAAIDNLLRQVDYFHEVSGNTIVIRYNDTRKFHVAMPFMSANYATSVGGNVLGGTTASNQISSQENPFDIWKNIQENLDKVLQIYSATEVASATPVQAEGGATATATATAPPAPAAATRLPAKGYYTIDKPIGLVTVTAPRPMLEKIATYFNNLKTELYRQISIEVKIIEVTLTDTSTTGIDWSNLLSGQTVNVALFGGTGQIYPYNAANTPIISTITGPASFNLVLDLLQTQGRVKVLNNPRIVTMNGQPAMISVGQDMTYISSEESTTDEWGNVTITRSTDSIFSGLGLGVVPMISENDEVILSLTPVLSELEGGQMTYEGTAGGRIGVPVVNMREMNSIARVKSGEMLVVGGFIKEADNVSDVKFPILGDLPLINGLFKRSAKSRPKVELVIMLQPRIL
- the secB gene encoding protein-export chaperone SecB; the protein is MTEQNTADTAPEAPVFRLQKMYVKDLSFENPNAPEVFLLEQPAPKVDMNLGLKHKKMDNDNWEIAMTINATITDTNADNKALFVLEIEHAGVFLLKNIPEEHLARVLNVDCPTLLFPFTRQIVTQLSTDGGFIPFQMEPINFLALYQNNLAQQQQQQQTQ
- the uvrA gene encoding excinuclease ABC subunit UvrA; the protein is MEPKEIRIRGARMHNLKNIDVDLPRNRLVVFTGLSGSGKSTLAFDTLYAEGQRRYVESLSTYARQFLGQMDKPDVDSLEGLSPAVSIEQRTTGRNPRSTVGTITEIYDHLRLLYARVGHPFCPDCGREIRAQSVEDMVNALTALPAGSRIILLAPLVDGKKGEHRDLFDQLRKDGYARVRVNGEIHSLDREIPLARTKRHRVEAVVDRLVIKPGIGRRLADSVATAVKLGQGFLLVELLDKAEEILFSERAACISCGRSLPEISTQLFSFNNPKGACGQCHGLGIKQFFDPDLVVPDHSLSLRQGAIACWSGRSLATYSGQLLTGLADHYRFSVDTPFGRLPDRARKVILHGSGREEILFHYQRHRRRVTAQSSFEGVLPQLARRFQETASAAVREELGRYMNEQPCPGCHGDRLRPEALAVKVGPWSIAGMTRLSIDRLLVELPAIDFNSRDRIIAQRIMKEINERLSFLADVGLGYLSLERRAATLSGGEAQRIRLASQIGSRLAGVLYILDEPSIGLHQRDNQRLINTLTSLRDLGNTVIVVEHDSETILAADHVLDMGPGAGRQGGEIVYSGPVAGLLENKQSQTGGYLSGRLVIPVPVARRRKRAGRISVRGATANNLKEVTVDFPLARMTCVTGVSGSGKSSLVIETLYKGVHAFLRQQRHGTKGLKISGLDRIDKVIDIDQSPIGRTPRSNPATYTGILTPIRELLARLPESRARGYKPGRFSFNVKGGRCEACQGEGVIKIAMHFLPDMYVTCETCLGRRYNRETLDIRYRGVNIAGILAMTVYEALDFFTNIPLIRNRLQTLADVGLGYIGLGQSSVTLSGGEAQRVKLARELAKRSTGRTLYILDEPTTGLHPADIKQLLVVLARLVDSGNTVVIIEHNLDVIKTADHLIDLGPEGGDSGGRVIATGTPEEVAANPASHTGAFLKRLL